A single region of the Triticum dicoccoides isolate Atlit2015 ecotype Zavitan chromosome 2B, WEW_v2.0, whole genome shotgun sequence genome encodes:
- the LOC119364866 gene encoding uncharacterized protein LOC119364866: MDLWALAIGEYAAPAFGAPLLAAMQPSAVEAISGEAQLVDVDAGPVGKRSSPRLRLCLSNRWEGGWTKDVYEVIWNCREMPSAHLLVGCCRRLRVAFKATLMQMITEFFPPANKKLMPACVIQVLIWTSNERQNLLWGR, from the exons ATGGACCTCTGGGCTCTGGCTATCGGGGAGTACGCCGCGCCAGCATTTGGAGCTCCACTGCTGGCGGCCATGCAGCCATCAGCGGTGGAAGCGATTAGTGGGGAGGCGCAGCTCGTAGATGTGGATGCCGGGCCGGTGGGGAAGCGCAGCTCTCCCAGACTCCGACTTTGTCTCAGCAATCGATGGGAAGGTGGATGGACAAAAG ATGTATATGAGGTGATCTGGAATTGTCGAGAAATGCCAAGTGCACATTTGCTTGTTGGATGCTGCAGAAGATTACGGGTTGCATTTAAAGCCACCCTGATGCAGATGATTACTGAATTTTTTCCCCCAGCAAACAAAAAGCTTATGCCTGCTTGTGTGATCCAGGTGCTAATCTGGACAAGTAATGAGCGGCAGAATCTCCTCTGGGGCCGCTGA
- the LOC119364868 gene encoding uncharacterized protein LOC119364868: MAAATAAAEEVVQHMGPVPRVEETNNAAAAAEELGGDDEEILRFMDSADGYLLLMDSLSSALRQGWLDLASARHSMGASRVSSTLFDHKEQSAATKLQVVYPADLPPSESNPHFSLSKWCLQEESNSSDIVIVQDSATPKLRYRGSAATPDSSNGSDARTAKSSTGVDVNSQVQKARSKALSVFGALVSPKLRTAQVSFETALELIAELANARSAILSSFSQINREA; this comes from the exons ATggccgcggcgacggcggcggcagaggaggTTGTGCAGCACATGGGACCGGTCCCTCGAGTGGAAGAGACCAataatgcggcggcggcggcggaggaactCGGGGGAGACGACGAAGAGATCCTGCGATTCATGGACTCGGCGGACGGCTACCTCCTCCTGATGGATTCGCTCTCCTCCGCTCTTCGCCAG GGTTGGCTTGATCTGGCAAGTGCGCGCCACTCGATGGGTGCATCACGTGTTTCAAGTACACTCTTTGATCATAAAGAGCAATCTGCAGCCACTAAGCTGCAAGTAGTTTATCCTGCAGACTTGCCACCATCGG AATCGAACCCACATTTTTCTCTATCAAAGTGGTGTTTGCAAGAAGAATCAAACTCCAGTGATATTGTCATCGTGCAGGATAGCGCTACACCAAAACTAAGGTACAGAGGATCAGCTGCTACGCCAG ATAGTAGCAATGGATCAGATGCAAGAACTGCAAAGTCTTCTACTGGTGTTGACGTTAACAGTCAG GTTCAAAAGGCGAGATCAAAAGCATTATCTGTCTTTGGAGCATTGGTGTCTCCAAAACTACGAACGGCCCAAGTTTCTTTTGAAACAG CACTTGAACTAATTGCGGAGTTAGCAAATGCAAGATCAGCCATCCTCTCTAGTTTCTCCCAGATAAATCGTGAAGCATGA
- the LOC119364865 gene encoding uncharacterized protein LOC119364865 isoform X3 — MGTVMNMLGTSDPYVVLQLNGQTAKSQIKWGTKEPTWNQDFTFNIRTSLENLLQIEAWDANLITPHKRMGNAGLYLETLCDGNKHDITVELEGLGADGGGTIDLEVKYKSYDDIEHDKQWWRTPFVSDFLEKSSLGSALRTVLGSETVNASQFVQSAFGQLSSFTDTNLLKPSSSDSEAEVSERPGESMDNSIGSDELQQQKIDSIAFGENSDSQSEPVDTAAVVNSEGNTSTDMKEPDEYFWSAFTKTLNQNVLKNFGYSLPEAKQLDGFDLLSSLGSKSREMAEQLYLESGLATADASTSDGSETTPEHTVNADNEDSTTPAKEAVQASFPDINEVSRDVLSQTENVLGALVILSKNFSSQGKDSVDEANRKDNSNAEEQGAADSVDEDGAPVASTEVSINTQKTEDTRQLFASAETAVEAWAMLATSMGRSSFIKSDFEKICFLDNASTDTQVAIWRDSSRRRLVVAFRGTEQTRWKDLVTDLMLVPAGLNPERLGGDFKQELQVHSGFLSAYDSVRNRIMALVRHAIGYMDEEDAETIPRWHIYVTGHSLGGALATLLALELSSSQMAKNGVIFVTVYNFGSPRVGNRRFADVYNAKVKDSWRVVNHRDIIPTVPRLMGYCHVETPVYLKCGDLTDALAKEILDEDQGDEIGEYTPDVLVSEFMKGETQLVEKLLQTEINLLRSIRDGSALMQHMEDFYYVTLLETVRSRYQLVDDASQE, encoded by the exons GGTACAAGTGATCCTTATGTAGTTCTACAACTTAATGGTCAAACTGCAAAGAGCCAAATTAAATGGGG GACGAAGGAGCCAACCTGGAATCAAGATTTCACATTTAATATTAGGACATCTCTAGAAAATCTACTCCAG ATTGAGGCTTGGGATGCAAACCTTATCACCCCACACAAACGAATGGGAAATGCTGGATTGTATCTTGAAACACTTTGCGATG GAAATAAACATGACATCACTGTCGAATTAGAAGGCCTTGGTGCTGATGGTGGTGGAACTATTGATTTGGAG GTCAAATACAAGAGTTATGATGACATTGAGCATGATAAACAATGGTGGAGAACGCCTTTTGTGTCTGACTTTCTTGAAAAGAGCAGCCTAGGATCTGCTCTTAGGACGGTCCTTGGATCTGAGACTGTAAATGCAAGCCAGTTTGTGCAATCTGCATTTGGGCAACTGAGTTCTTTCACTGACACAAACCTTCTAAAGCCATCGTCTTCTGATAGTGAAGCTGAGGTTTCTGAAAGGCCTGGAGAATCCATGGATAACTCTATTGGTTCAGATGAACTGCAACAACAGAAGATTGATTCGATAGCTTTTGGAGAAAACTCAGATTCCCAAAGTGAACCTGTAGACACTGCTGCCGTTGTTAACAGTGAGGGAAACACATCAACCGATATGAAGGAACCTGACGAGTACTTCTGGAGTGCTTTCACCAAAACACTCAACCAAAATGTTCTTAAGAACTTTGGATATTCTCTTCCAGAGGCCAAGCAATTGGATGGATTTGACCTGCTAAGTTCACTTGGATCAAAATCACGTGAAATGGCTGAACAGCTATATTTAGAATCTGGACTGGCGACAGCAGATGCATCAACCAGTGATGGCAGCGAAACAACTCCTGAACATACAGTCAATGCTGACAATGAAGATAGCACAACGCCAGCTAAAGAGGCAGTGCAGGCTTCCTTTCCAGACATTAATGAAGTATCTCGGGATGTATTGTCTCAAACAGAGAACGTACTAGGAGCTTTGGTGATTCTTTCTAAGAACTTCTCATCTCAAGGCAAGGATTCAGTAgatgaagcaaaccggaaagataaTTCAAACGCAGAAGAACAAGGTGCTGCAGATTCTGTTGATGAGGATGGTGCTCCTGTTGCATCCACCGAAGTGTCCATAAATACACAGAAAACAGAAGACACACGTCAACTGTTTGCAAGTGCCGAGACTGCTGTGGAGGCATGGGCTATGCTTGCCACTTCAATGGGGCGTTCCAGTTTTATAAAATCAGACTTTGAGAAGATATGTTTTCTGGATAATGCTTCAACTGACACACAG GTTGCCATTTGGCGTGATTCTTCACGAAGAAGACTGGTTGTTGCCTTTCGAGGAACTGAGCAA ACAAGGTGGAAGGATTTGGTAACTGACTTGATGCTTGTCCCTGCTGG ACTAAACCCTGAGAGGCTGGGTGGTGACTTCAAACAAGAACTTCAA GTTCACAGTGGATTCTTAAGCGCATATGACTCTGTCAGGAATAGGATCATGGCTCTTGTCAGACATGCCATCGGATATAT GGATGAAGAAGATGCAGAAACCATACCTAGGTGGCACATCTACGTAACTGGACATAGTTTAGGTGGAGCACTGGCAACCCTTCTCGCTCTTGAACTTTCATCAAGTCAAATGGCCAA GAATGGTGTTATATTCGTGACAGTGTACAATTTTGGCTCTCCTAGAGTTGGAAATAGAAGGTTTGCTGATGTCTACAATGCG AAAGTAAAAGATAGCTGGAGAGTTGTCAATCACCGAGATATCATTCCAACAGTGCCGCGTCTTATGGGCTATTGCCATGTGGAAACACCAGTTTATCTTAAATGTGGAGATCTAACAGATGCACTG GCGAAGGAAATTTTAGATGAAGACCAAGGTGATGAGATAGGCGAGTACACCCCTGACGTGCTTGTTAGTGAATTT ATGAAAGGAGAGACACAGCTTGTGGAAAAACTACTCCAGACGGAGATAAATCTACTTCGCTCAATCAGGGATGGCTCGGCCCTTATGCAGCACATGGAAGACTTTTACTACGTCACACTTCTAGAG ACTGTGAGATCAAGGTACCAATTGGTTGATGATGCAAGCCAAGAATAG